The Sphaeramia orbicularis chromosome 16, fSphaOr1.1, whole genome shotgun sequence genome window below encodes:
- the pou3f1 gene encoding POU domain, class 3, transcription factor 1: MATTAQYIPRNNSLPSNPLMHPDSDRMHQGTTYREVQKMMHHEYLQGLAATNTGHPMSLTHHQWLPTSNTDWSSGTHIGQQEHKASVQASREDLSSGFHHRSHLVHQQTQSGHHGSWAPTTTHHLSPLSPASNGHQSLVYSQPGYTNLNAMLSPQPGSLHHGMRDPLHDDTGSHDNQMESPQQAFSHHQDHSDEDAPSSDDLEQFAKQFKQRRIKLGFTQADVGLALGTLYGNVFSQTTICRFEALQLSFKNMCKLKPLLNKWLEETDSNTGSPTNLDKIAAQGRKRKKRTSIEVGVKGALENHFLKCPKPSAHEISTLAGTLQLEKEVVRVWFCNRRQKEKRMTPVGVPHPNMEDVYSQAETPPLHRTLQSPVQ, translated from the coding sequence ATGGCGACAACAGCTCAGTATATTCCGAGGAATAACTCTTTACCGTCTAACCCGCTCATGCATCCGGATTCGGATAGGATGCACCAGGGGACGACCTACAGAGAGGTGCAAAAAATGATGCACCACGAGTATTTGCAAGGGCTTGCGGCTACCAACACGGGACACCCGATGAGCCTGACGCACCATCAGTGGCTGCCCACATCCAACACCGACTGGTCCAGCGGCACCCACATCGGACAGCAGGAGCACAAAGCCAGCGTGCAGGCGAGCCGAGAGGACCTGAGCAGCGGCTTCCACCACAGATCTCACCTGGTGCACCAGCAGACTCAGAGTGGTCACCATGGTTCGTGGGCGCCGACCACGACGCACCACTTATCCCCGCTGTCCCCCGCATCCAACGGCCACCAGTCTCTGGTCTACTCCCAGCCTGGATACACAAACCTCAACGCGATGCTGAGTCCTCAACCCGGCTCCCTGCACCACGGCATGAGGGACCCGCTCCACGATGACACGGGCAGCCACGACAACCAGATGGAGTCCCCCCAGCAGGCGTTCAGCCACCACCAGGACCACTCGGACGAGGACGCGCCCAGCTCCGACGACCTGGAGCAGTTCGCCAAGCAGTTCAAGCAGCGGCGGATCAAACTTGGCTTTACGCAGGCGGACGTGGGCTTGGCCTTGGGCACCCTGTACGGAAACGTCTTTTCTCAGACCACTATCTGCAGGTTTGAGGCGCTGCAGCTCAGCTTCAAGAACATGTGCAAACTTAAGCCGCTCCTAAACAAGTGGCTGGAGGAGACAGACTCGAACACGGGCAGTCCCACCAATTTGGACAAGATTGCTGCGCAGGGCAGGAAACGAAAGAAGAGGACCTCCATTGAAGTGGGGGTGAAAGGGGCTCTGGAAAATCATTTCTTAAAATGCCCAAAGCCATCTGCTCATGAAATCAGCACTTTAGCCGGCACTCTGCAGTTGGAAAAAGAGGTTGTCCGTGTTTGGTTTTGCAACAgaagacaaaaagagaaaagaatgACACCAGTGGGGGTCCCTCACCCGAATATGGAGGACGTATATTCTCAAGCAGAGACCCCTCCTCTACACCGCACACTACAGAGTCCTGTGCAGTGA